CTATCCATAGCATCTAATGGACACGTGGACATACATACATTGGGATTATATTGTACtcataaaagatatttaaattaataataaatcataagtacataaaatattttcagtaCAAATTAAAAGCATTTGGTGTTATCTaaattacaggaaacaagaatgcaTGTCAAAACAAAGCCTTGAAACCCTAGTGTTGAAGGCGTTAAAGTTGATAATAGAAACACAAATTGCAACAAAACGAGGAGCTTAACGGCCAAGTTTCGAGTAGCTTCTTTGAGAAGCCCTCCAAAGACGTGTCGGTTGGTGTATACtattgaaaatatatagttGAGAAATCTTAAGGAAGGATTAATGCTAATATGTGTTAGCGTCTTTTGTCCCTACCTATTACTCTTATGTTTGTTTGTGATCTAAAGCCGTGGTGAAAACGTTCAACAACTTCGGCCGCAAGCGAAAATCTATTGTACTATTTCTTGAAAAAACATATAAGGTGATGATGACCATGACATACATGCATTCAtcatattatcattatcattaccAGCTAAAGCCAAATGATATCAACGACACACGTTCAAAATATTTGGAAATTCTGTGTCTTTTGAAACTTTGAATTAATACATATTCTCTTGATTAATGTGaaatttgttttctttaataagagtaaaaatataatttggaaCCAGTACGTGTGTGCGAGCGTGTTTAGTTTATACGGGATTGTGaaaggataaagaaaaagaagagagatgcGTTACTTGAATGAAGAAGTATACGGGAAGAAATGAATTGAGAATACTATATATACAGTGTATTATTTGTTGGCGCTAAAgcttttatatacataaaataaaatcaaaacatatcctttgaaattttatcgaaagatattttgaataaaaaatattaggtaatttatatttatctttattctagattaatattaattaattttttattaaaaaNNNNNNNNNNNNNNNNNNNNNNNNNNNNNNNNNNNNNNNNNNNNNNNNNNNNNNNNNNNNNNNNNNNNNNNNNNNNNNNNNNNNNNcgatttattttttttgagcAGTATTActaagtgattttttttttattttagttttaccGTCAATACTTAATTTTACACCTTTacacaattatatatatatgaaaagtaTTCCTTGGGTTACATTGAACTTTGTCGGTTCGTATGTACATATCTGATAAGTGTGTaagttttctattttattttatttgaaggtTTTTACATAGCTTTAAGGACACTTCAAATTTGACAGTGCAGCCGAACCCCTAACACACACATGCACACAGCACACTCTAAATTAAAGAGGTGAAACGTCCTCACAAGAATCATCAGGTTGCCCCATCTCCACTCTTACCCACTACCCCTTTTTTTCTTATGAATTAAGggtttaaataattaattaaccatGCACATTTTCATATACTCTTCATTTTTCTTAACTAAGTCAACGTAATTAATCCTTCAAGTACACCAACAATAagatcattttcattttcttacaTTATATAATTACCCTCAGAACTAGTGCAGCtaactatttattatttagcccttgattaattaattgattcaaCCGTATATACCAGGACAAAGAGAAACTTGGCTTCCAAGCTTCTTTGCTATATGTAGAACCCACTTGTGTTCCCCACCTTTTTTTTATCtgttattctctctctctctctctctgctttatctctttctctctctctccctctataTTAGAGAAGAAGTTGGCGAAGTAGTAGTGCAAGGCGTTTGGAAGACCAAAAAGCACAGTTTCTGTATGAATCTTAAACAGAGAagaataataatagaaatatagaaaAGATGGAAAACTAAGTAGATAGAGCAGACTGGTAGGTAAGATTATACTCGCTCTCCTCTGAAGGTGATCATTCAGGAAAAACGTGTTCCAAAAGGGACAAGCTACTACCTAGCtttaccttttattttattttatttttccttttcttctctctctgttgattctatttttattttaattattagggAGGTGGTGATCATCGATAACTTGTGGAATTGAAAGGGCCGGGTCtggaaaaatcaaaagaaatgaCATGGTGCAATAGATCATCAGTTGTGGAGAGGGGAATCGAAATAATCAACCACCCTAATCTCAATATTATTGCAATCCCTAGAAATAGTAATGACAATAATAATAGTGTTATTAGTGTTACTCATCACGCAAATACTCCTCCTAAACCAACCGAAATCCGAGCCGTTACTTGCCCCTCTTGTGGTCATAACATTCAAATACAACAAGATCAGGTACTCATATCATTAATTAATCCCAAGATTTGCTTCGTTATATCTTATGAAATTAAATGTTTTGATAACACATACAGGGTGGGGGAATTCAAGACTTGCCAGGATTGCCAGCTGGAGTGAAATTTGATCCGAATGACCAAGAGATACTGGAGCATTTGGATGCAAAAGTGCAGTCTGATGTGAGAAAGCTTCATCCTCTAATTGATGAGTTCATACCAACTCTTGAGGGCGAGAATGGAATTTGCTATACTCACCCAGAGAAGCTTCCAGGTTCAATTTctcattcttttcttcttctttttttaagtaatattgattaattatttttctggtGATGgcttatttaattaatttggtaaTAATAATACCATCATGATGCATAGGTTACGTTACTTTCATCActgaaattctaatttattcGGAGACATCAGATTGACGTGCTGCATGAAATGAGGATTATTTAGATGAGAATGACTGCCAAGTGCCAACACATTTATTCATATCTCTAAAACGATATATTAATACTAATGAtattatcataataaatttctGTTTATAAATGCACTTTCAATCATGTTAAAGCACTTGTTGCGGTATAAATTCTAAAAGTGAtctcaaattatatataataaagggGAGGTAGGGGTCTTGGTTTGTGAAAATTAAGAAGACACCGGGGTTAGACATGTTTATCCGTCTAATAGAAATGATGATGCATGTCTCTTTAGCTTAGCCTTTTAAGTTGTtccttttaattatatatgtgtgTCATTCTGAGAGATGTTATATGATTATTAGGGGTATGTAAGGAGTAAATAGGTGGAAGAATCACATCTTTTAACCTACTCGTTCATGTATGTTACAAGGAAATGGAGATGCTTTTTAATTAGTACAGTTGTCAATGACTACCAAACTCAATGGTGGCATGATATCTCATGCATGTAGCAAaatgaaataatgtaaataaatgTGAGAATTTATTAGATGCAACCTCATCATAATAAGAAAGATAACATTCTCAATGAATCATAGTTCAATATTTAAGCTATATTATATATGATACATGATAGAGTTCAATGACATTTGATCTATGTAGTCGATCCTACTTAGTGTGTTAAGActttgttttagttttaatttgcaACAAACAATGTCTTGAGTTATCATACAATAGAAAATTGTTTTGTAACAATGTATGTACACTTAAAAAATTAGATGATATGAATAAATCGTCATTTAACACTACTTTACtagttatatatatagtagGAGGATTATTTATACGAAATTGATCTACTGAACAACCATTAAAGAAGAGAGGGTTATTTTTCTGTATGTTAAGAATGTATATTTAAAAGATGATGTTTAAATATGTTATAGTTTGTTTACCAATTCTTCAtctataacaaaatatattaaaagtaaataGTTAGGGTAGTGACTGCAATTCATACAAAattcatatgtcaatttattaaTAGAATGGAGGATTATTTCTCTGTTACTAAAACATTTAAGAATAATGCCTTAAGTAATTAACGATTCTGAACCTTAAATGGTATAAATAATAAGCAATGTTATATGATCAATAAAATcgattatcttttatttaataatgctggttaagaattatttatttatattttttatttaattatattaaatatatactaaaatcagctactaatataaaatatatgttaaaatataaatacatcttaaaaataaattaaataacacatatatttaatttatacataaatatattgatataaaatattaactaatattaataaaaaatattagtctctcatcatcttttataaataatacaTGATAATGAGAAATTAAGATGATTTTGTAAAAGAGAAATTTGTTGGTATTTTGTGATGAACAGTTGAGAATTTTTcaaatgaaaactaatatttgaATTGAAAGNTAACAATATTGAATCTAACTAACTTAGCTAGTTATAAGTGTTGAGAAGGATTTTAACAACTGATATATATAActacaaaaatgttatttatatactaaaatcaatcaTTATAATCAGTTAttaatgtatttgtatataaatatatgtaatttaatttattttaaatatatttatattttagcatatattttatattagtggctgattttggtATACGCGGCATAATTTATATAACCATCTTCCTTCTCCCAATCCGTTGTGTTAATGCTAAAGAAAAAGTTTTAGAAACTAATATTTGAGGCTGAATATTATGCTATAGTATTAAGTAGCTAAGCAATAATTAGTGTAATGTTAATAAAGGTTGGATGAATTGATATTATTGGTTGGCACAGGAGTAAGCAAAGATGGACAAGTGCGTCACTTCTTTCACAGGCCTTCAAAAGCATACACAACGGGAACAAGGAAGAGAAGAAAGGTTCACACCGACCAAGAAGGAAGCGAGACTAGGTGGCACAAAACTGGCAAAACCAGACCCATCTCTGTGGCTGGTTCCGTTAAGGGTTTCAAGAAGATTCTTGTTCTCTACACCAACTATGGCAGGCAGAAGAAGCCCGAGAAGACCAACTGGGTCATGCATCAGTACCATCTCGGCTCCaacgaagaagaaaaagacGGCGAGCTCGtcgtttctaaggttttctatcAAACACAGCCTCGACAATGTGCAAATAAGGATCCTTATGATGAAAGATTATTGATGACTTCACAAATCAACAGTGTCAATGACATTAGCATGCACGCACTACCCAAGAACAATGCAGGTTTTGTGGATTATTATAACCCCGGTTTCATGAATATGAATTATGAACAGATGAACGAGACTACCTCACCGCAACTGATTCCGAATATGGTGGTGCAAGGTGACAGCTCTTCTTTCATTCGGTTAGCCATGGATGCAAACAAACCCAGGTTGGACAGAAAGTAGTATGACAATGACTGCATGTATGCATGTTGATGTTTTTTTTAATGCCATATATATgtgtttataattattatatgatgactgtatttattattctatttatatatatatataggaataTTAATTAGAATGAAGGGGAATCAGTAGGGTTGTTAAGGAAATAATTATTTAGGCCTGAATCGGCTTCCTTAATCcctaatatatatatgttgaCTTTTGCTGatttgatgttgagacttgAGACTTGAGAGACCATCGACCAACAAGGTCTTTCCTGTACTGTATTGTATACTTTTATCTTAATCTTAGTGTACAGGTAAATTCGCAAAACTCTCTTCCATCGCTCGCTTAATCTGAAATCTccactcctttcttctttcaacaataaaataaaattcattactattattgttgttttttatatatgtacGAACAAGTGACACATATgtcttatatacatatatatatgtttatgcctttttgaacataattctttGCACTTTATCTCACAAGCTTGATTTTTCCGATCCATTTATCTTATTCCTTTCAATTGGGAGTTTAGGGTGCctttatttacatatatatgagACACCgagatataaacaaaaaaatattatgtactTTGTGttacacataaataaaaatataaaaagacattaacaaaatataatactagctagtttttatatttttattctttacgAAGAAAATCTCATGCCCTAAGTTGTTCAAGttgtgatgttgatggtttgatgaaCCAACAGATATTAAAAGAGggagaaaaataagtttttgtcattattgaagaaaatgaaaaaattttcttaaaatatatttgttgagttattacactttatatactatatattttttatatactctcactaaaaaataattataaggtaagcctattattgataaagaaataatctagGCAATACCCTCCCGCAAGCTAGAATTGTGTAAATCTAACAATCCTAACTTGAAAACATTAGCAAGAAAAGGACCCGGTGACAGAGTTTTGGTAAGAAAATCAGCAAGTTGATCTTTGGAATGAACTGGCATAAGATGAATGAGACCAGACAAATACTTTTCACGAACAATGTGGCAGTCCACTTCAATGTGTTTGGTTCTTTCATGAAAGATGGGATTATTGGCAATGTGAATGGCTGACTGGTTGTCACAGAATAGAGTAATAGACTTTTGAAATGGCAAACCAATgaaatctattaaaaaaaaataaccaacTAGCTTCACAAGTGGCAACAATAAGAGACCTATATTAAACTTCTGCAGAGAACTTGGCAACTGTGGTTTGCTTCTTACTCTTCCAGCTAATGAGAGAGTTCCCAAGCATGAAGCAATAACTGAAAACGGAGCAACGAGTATCAGCAAACAGGTAGTAGTCAGTATCGGCAAATCTAGTGAGATGCAGATTAGAAgtagaggaaaagaagagacCAGTTGCAGGTCAGCCTTTTAAATATCGGAGTACGCGAAAAGCAGTATGTAGGTGAGAAGTGGTTGCACAGTCCAAAAATTGGCTCAAATGTCTCACATTATAAGAGATATCAGATCTAGTGTTTGTGAAGTAAAGGAGTCGGCCGATGAGCTGTCTGTAAACAGTGTTCTCTGTTAAAATAGTACCTGATTCCTTTGCGAGTTTCTGACTATAATCAAATGGGGGTAGAGAGAGGATTGCAATTAGATAACCAAAATCTCTGAGAAGGTCTATGGTGTACTTTCGCTGATAAATGTGAATTCCAGAGTTAGAGCGTGCTACTTCCATTCCCAAAAAATATTTGAGATCACCAAGAtcctttattttaaatttgtcatccaaatttttcttgATGGAATTGATTTCGCCAATGTCATTCCCGGTTAAAATCAAGTCATCAATATATACTAGAATGGCAGTGAAGCTTTCAGATTGTTTCTTGATGAAGAGTGAATGATCATAAAAAACTGCTTATAACCAGCATCCACAAGAGTCTGAGTGAGCTTAATGTTCCATTGTCTACTTGCTTGTTTAAGCCCATATAGAGACTTTTGCAATTTACAAACCAAACCTGGTTGTGACACAGCCAAATCAGGTGGTATCTTCATATAAACTTCCTTGTCCAAATCTCCATGAAAGAAGGCAGTGTTGATGTCCAACTGTTTCAAATGCCATTTTTTTACCGCTGCTAATGCTAACATTACTCATAAGGTAGTCATTTTGACAATTGGACTAAAAGTATCACTATAATCTACTCCTTTGCACTTGAGTGAATCCTTTTGCAACTAGCCTCGCTTTGTGCCTCTCTATGGTGCCATCGAGATTGAATTTTATCCGAAAAACCCATTTGTAACCCACAACCTTCTTGTCTTTTGGGAGTTTAGTGAGACACCAAGTTTTGTTCTGATATAGAGTTGTCAATTCATCTTGTATTGTCTTTCTCCAACATTCATGTGCAACCGCTTCCTCATAAATGCTAGGTTCTTGATTTGAGGTGATGGCTAGAGAAAGTGACTTATATTTTGGTGTTAGTTTATCATATGACAAGTGTTATGAGATAGGATATAAAGAGTTAGAATTGACAAAGTTGCTAGAGTGAGCTGTGAGGGTTGTCATACAATGATAGTCTTTCAAATAAGTAGGCGATTTCTTGACTCTTTCAGATTTTCTAGTAATGCAGTCATGTGTGATGTCAGAGTGTTGTGATGCAGGTGCATTGTTAGTGTGTGGTGTGGTAATGGGTGCAATGGTGTGTGAGAAAATTGGTAAGTGCATTGAACTTGAGAAATGTTCATTTGAATCTGTGAGTGTGTGGGTGATTGCAAATGATGTGTGGATGCTGTATCATATtgaaaaagatcaatgcattgtGGAGTACGAGTGGGTACCACAAAAATATCAGTGCTAGTGGAatgcaaaaatgaaaaatgagttTCATAAAAGGTTACATTTCTGGATATGAAAATTtcctttaattttaaatcaataagtCAAAAATCCTTTGTTCCTAATTTAAAATTGAGAAAAGCTTTTTTTCTGCCTCTTAAGTCtaattttgttcttgaatttgttAATGTGGAGGCATATGCAAGAGAACCAAATACTCTTAAATATGAAAGGTCAGGTAAGTTACCATACAAAAGCTTGGAAGGACTAGCATTATCCAAGTTAGTGTTGGGTAGCCTATTAATTAGGTGAATGGCGTGAGCAATTGCGTATTGCCAAAAACAATGTAGAATTCCTTATTGAAATAGTAGTGCTGTAGCAACACCTAAAATATGCTAGTATTTTCTCTCTACAATCTCTTTTTGCTCTGGTATTTCTACACAAGAAGTTTGGTATAAAATTTCAGTTGATgcaaaaagggattttagagtGAAGCCTGACCCATTGTCAGTCCTTATACACTTAACTTGTTTTCAAATTGTACTctgacaaaattcacaaaattaataactaattgtGATGCTTcaaatttggttttcataagaaaaaaatcCAAGTGAATCTGCTCTTACCATCTACCACAGTCAAAAAATACATATGTCCTTCATTGGAAGGGACAAAAATAGGACTCCAGATATCCATATGAACTAAGTCAAAACAATCTTTTATTTCAGTTGTACTaagattaaaagataatttcttttattttgcaaAATGACATGAATCACAAGGAAGTTTTGAAGCAATACAATCTATAAAAGGATAATACTTCTTCAGAAAAATCAATTTATGCATGGGTATATGTCCTAATCTAAGATGCCAAATGTTATGTGCTCATTGTGTGAAGGTGTGGTGGGATGAGTAGTAGTCATAGTTGCTGCCAATGAAGGTTGCTTTGTTGGAAGAGGGGGAAGTGAAAGAATTCTGGTTCTCTACTCATTGTATATAATCTTTCTATACACTCAGCAATGCCAATCATCTTTGATGTGGATCGATCTTGTATCTCACAACACTTCTCATTGATTAACAGTTGGCAATGTAAGTTTGAGGTTAACTCTGACACAAAGatcaatttaaaatcaaaagaaggaacctataaaacatttttgaggaattttttttagaaaatgtgATTGTGCTAATGATGGTGCTAACAGTTTTAGTCTCATTTGGCAATATCACATTGATTGGAGcaatattttgaaaacttacAAAATCTTTTAAGTCAAAAGTCACATGATCTGTTGCACCGGAATCAATGACGCATAGTGCAAATTTTGGAGTGATAATACTCATAATTCTCGCATTAAAATGTAATGCAATGGTTTTACCTGGAGTAGAAGTCTGAATGAAATTAGTCAAAATTTGATTTGCATTATGAGGTTGCTGCTGCACACTTTTGTCTTTGATAAACTCTAATAAGGCAAATCTTTGCTCGGGAGTAGGGCTGGCAATTCATACCCTACCCGCGGGTACCCAACCCGGT
The genomic region above belongs to Arachis duranensis cultivar V14167 chromosome 3, aradu.V14167.gnm2.J7QH, whole genome shotgun sequence and contains:
- the LOC107480763 gene encoding NAC domain-containing protein 10-like — translated: MTWCNRSSVVERGIEIINHPNLNIIAIPRNSNDNNNSVISVTHHANTPPKPTEIRAVTCPSCGHNIQIQQDQGGGIQDLPGLPAGVKFDPNDQEILEHLDAKVQSDVRKLHPLIDEFIPTLEGENGICYTHPEKLPGVSKDGQVRHFFHRPSKAYTTGTRKRRKVHTDQEGSETRWHKTGKTRPISVAGSVKGFKKILVLYTNYGRQKKPEKTNWVMHQYHLGSNEEEKDGELVVSKVFYQTQPRQCANKDPYDERLLMTSQINSVNDISMHALPKNNAGFVDYYNPGFMNMNYEQMNETTSPQLIPNMVVQGDSSSFIRLAMDANKPRLDRK